In Gemmatimonadetes bacterium T265, one DNA window encodes the following:
- the argF gene encoding ornithine carbamoyltransferase: MSRPVRHFLAIPDLERAEVLGALDLAERMRRGAYAGRPLAGRTLAMVFTKSSTRTRVSFEVGTFHLGGHALFLSGRDVQLGRGEPVADTARVLSRYADGIMIRTYAHAEAEELARHATVPVVNGLTDFLHPCQVLADLLTVRQHLGGLDGRRVAWVGDGNNVANSWLNAAYRLGFDLTLACPEGYEPDGALLERAQGAARVTLVRDPREAVEGADVVTTDVWASMGHEHEREQRERAFARYQVDAALMDRAASDAIFLHCLPAHRGEEVTAEVIDGPRSRVWDEAENRLHVQKALLAALIGGEPLA, from the coding sequence GTGAGTCGGCCGGTCCGCCACTTCCTCGCGATCCCGGACCTCGAGCGCGCCGAGGTGCTCGGCGCGCTCGACCTCGCGGAGCGGATGCGGCGCGGCGCCTACGCCGGGCGCCCGCTCGCCGGCCGCACGCTCGCGATGGTCTTCACCAAGTCGAGCACGCGCACCCGGGTCTCGTTCGAAGTGGGCACCTTCCACCTCGGCGGGCACGCGCTCTTTCTTTCCGGGCGGGACGTGCAGTTAGGCCGCGGCGAGCCGGTCGCCGACACCGCGCGCGTGCTCTCGCGCTACGCCGACGGGATCATGATCCGCACGTACGCGCACGCCGAGGCGGAGGAGCTGGCGCGGCATGCGACGGTGCCGGTGGTCAACGGGCTCACCGACTTCCTGCACCCGTGCCAGGTGCTCGCCGACCTGCTCACCGTGCGCCAGCACCTGGGCGGGCTCGACGGGCGCCGGGTGGCGTGGGTCGGCGACGGCAACAACGTCGCGAACTCGTGGCTGAACGCGGCGTACCGGCTCGGCTTCGACCTCACGCTCGCCTGTCCGGAGGGGTACGAGCCCGACGGCGCGCTGCTCGAACGCGCGCAGGGCGCCGCGCGCGTGACGCTCGTGCGCGACCCGCGCGAGGCGGTCGAGGGCGCCGACGTCGTGACGACCGACGTGTGGGCGTCGATGGGGCACGAGCACGAGCGCGAGCAGCGCGAGCGCGCCTTCGCCCGCTACCAGGTCGACGCCGCCCTCATGGATCGCGCCGCGTCCGACGCGATCTTCCTACACTGCCTCCCGGCGCACCGGGGCGAGGAGGTGACGGCCGAGGTGATCGACGGGCCGCGGAGCCGGGTGTGGGACGAGGCGGAGAACCGGCTGCACGTGCAGAAGGCGCTGCTCGCCGCGCTCATCGGGGGCGAGCCGCTGGCGTGA
- a CDS encoding general stress protein, whose protein sequence is MADKTQQKNEDNAVPLEKKLDDLYKLIDGIETAQFTTRRADGHLVSRPMAVQRRVDGADLWFMTNGESHKLEELATDPHVNCAFYNNSSREWVSVSGTAVVSRDKRMVHDLYQPDWRAWLGDEGGERDGGPDDPRITLVLIEAHSVTYSKKDRPAPVQLFEVAKGIVTGTPPKMADTRELSASELRQAPAVSGAKASADL, encoded by the coding sequence ATGGCCGACAAGACGCAGCAGAAGAACGAAGACAACGCCGTCCCGCTCGAGAAGAAGCTCGACGACCTCTACAAGCTCATCGACGGGATCGAGACCGCGCAGTTCACGACGCGCCGCGCGGACGGGCACCTCGTCTCGCGCCCGATGGCGGTGCAGCGCCGCGTCGACGGCGCGGACCTCTGGTTCATGACCAACGGCGAGTCGCACAAGCTCGAGGAGCTCGCGACCGACCCGCACGTGAACTGCGCGTTCTACAACAACAGCTCGCGCGAGTGGGTGAGTGTCAGCGGCACCGCCGTGGTCTCGCGCGACAAGCGGATGGTCCACGACCTCTACCAGCCCGACTGGCGCGCCTGGCTCGGCGACGAGGGCGGTGAGCGCGACGGCGGGCCGGACGACCCGCGCATCACGCTCGTGCTCATCGAGGCGCACTCGGTCACGTATTCCAAGAAGGACCGGCCCGCGCCCGTGCAGCTGTTCGAGGTCGCGAAGGGGATCGTCACGGGGACGCCGCCGAAGATGGCCGACACGCGTGAGCTGAGCGCGTCGGAGCTGCGGCAGGCGCCGGCCGTGAGCGGCGCGAAGGCGTCGGCCGACCTCTAA
- the atpH gene encoding ATP synthase subunit delta produces MTGPAAPPFGGSSAQALPAGADERAAQAPARLGSSARAETVSRNYAETLLALARRAGDVAGWGRMAQEIVDALNADPRLRLYLESPRVTAEHKTAMLARAFQDRYPRLFVRFFQTLVTKGRQRLLGEVVAEYQALVDEAEGRVHAQVTLAAAPSEADRAALAASLSRVLGKQVMPHVRVDPAILGGVVVRVGDTVMDGSVRKRLATLRRSLMRQVAAR; encoded by the coding sequence ATGACCGGCCCGGCCGCGCCGCCGTTCGGCGGGTCGTCCGCGCAGGCACTCCCGGCGGGCGCCGACGAGCGCGCCGCGCAGGCGCCGGCGCGCCTCGGCTCGTCCGCGCGCGCCGAGACGGTGTCGCGCAACTACGCCGAGACGCTGCTCGCGCTCGCGCGGCGGGCGGGGGACGTCGCGGGGTGGGGGCGGATGGCGCAGGAGATCGTCGACGCGCTGAACGCCGACCCGCGGCTGCGCCTCTACCTCGAGTCGCCGCGCGTCACGGCGGAGCACAAGACGGCGATGCTCGCGCGCGCCTTCCAGGACCGCTACCCGCGGCTGTTCGTGCGCTTCTTCCAGACGCTCGTCACGAAGGGGCGGCAGCGGCTGCTGGGCGAGGTGGTCGCCGAGTACCAGGCGCTGGTCGACGAGGCGGAGGGGCGGGTGCACGCGCAGGTCACGCTCGCCGCGGCGCCGAGCGAGGCGGACCGCGCGGCGCTCGCCGCGTCGCTGTCGCGCGTGTTAGGCAAGCAGGTGATGCCGCACGTGCGCGTCGACCCGGCGATCCTCGGCGGGGTGGTCGTGCGGGTGGGGGACACCGTGATGGACGGCTCGGTGCGCAAGCGGCTCGCGACGCTCCGGCGCTCGCTCATGCGGCAGGTCGCGGCGCGGTAG
- a CDS encoding aminomethyltransferase, with amino-acid sequence MANDAATTPAPNALDADAATPAGAPLARTPLYERHRALGAKLVPFAGYEMPVQYPGGITAEHKAVRQGAGVFDVSHMGEFVVRGPGAVDFVNHVTTNDVAKLAVGQVHYTTLCNERGTIEDDCLVYRYADHLMLVVNASNKDKDLAHVLRYKGAYDCTVEDVSDDVALLAVQGPKAEAALQPLTATDLAAIKYYWFAEGEVAGVRCTISRTGYTGEDGFELYCASGDAVALWDALAATGQITPAGLGARDTLRLEMGMALYGNDIDDTTTPLEAGLGWTVKLAKGDFVGREALAAQKAAGVPRKLVGFTVAERGAIPRHGYPVFADGVPSGAVCSGTMSPSLGIAVGTCYLPTPAAAEGTTFELEVRGRRAAATVTKPPFYKDASHK; translated from the coding sequence ATGGCGAACGACGCCGCCACCACGCCCGCCCCGAACGCCCTCGACGCCGACGCCGCCACCCCGGCGGGCGCGCCGCTCGCCCGCACGCCGCTCTACGAGCGGCACCGCGCGCTCGGCGCCAAGCTCGTCCCCTTTGCAGGGTACGAGATGCCGGTGCAGTACCCGGGCGGGATCACCGCCGAGCATAAGGCGGTGCGGCAGGGCGCGGGCGTGTTCGACGTGAGCCACATGGGCGAGTTCGTCGTGCGCGGGCCGGGCGCGGTCGACTTCGTCAACCACGTCACGACCAACGACGTCGCGAAGCTCGCGGTCGGGCAGGTGCACTATACGACGCTCTGCAACGAGCGCGGCACGATCGAGGACGACTGCCTCGTCTACCGCTACGCCGACCACCTCATGCTCGTGGTCAACGCGTCCAACAAGGACAAGGACCTCGCCCACGTCCTCCGCTACAAGGGCGCGTACGACTGCACCGTGGAGGACGTCTCGGACGACGTCGCGCTGCTCGCGGTGCAGGGGCCGAAGGCGGAGGCCGCCTTGCAGCCGCTCACCGCAACCGACCTCGCGGCGATCAAGTACTACTGGTTCGCGGAGGGCGAGGTGGCGGGCGTGCGGTGCACGATTTCGCGGACGGGCTACACGGGGGAGGACGGCTTCGAGCTGTACTGCGCCTCCGGGGACGCGGTCGCGCTCTGGGACGCGCTCGCCGCGACGGGGCAGATCACCCCCGCCGGGCTCGGTGCGCGCGACACCCTGCGGCTCGAGATGGGGATGGCGCTCTACGGCAACGACATCGACGACACGACGACGCCGCTCGAAGCGGGACTCGGCTGGACGGTGAAGCTCGCCAAGGGGGACTTCGTCGGGCGCGAGGCGCTCGCCGCGCAGAAGGCGGCGGGGGTGCCGCGCAAGCTCGTCGGGTTCACGGTCGCGGAGCGCGGGGCGATCCCGCGGCACGGCTACCCGGTGTTCGCGGACGGCGTGCCGAGCGGCGCGGTGTGCAGCGGGACGATGAGCCCTTCGTTAGGCATCGCGGTCGGGACGTGCTACCTCCCGACGCCGGCCGCGGCGGAGGGCACGACGTTCGAGCTCGAGGTGCGCGGCCGGCGGGCGGCGGCCACGGTGACGAAGCCGCCCTTCTACAAGGACGCCAGCCACAAGTAG
- the gnd gene encoding 6-phosphogluconate dehydrogenase, which produces MRLGMVGLGRMGANMTTRLIQGGHQVVVYDRDPAAVAKSAQGGAEGGDSLDALLAKLGQPGAGPRVVWVMVPAGPPTDGTVNDLMAHMVAGDIIIDGGNSNYQDSIRRAKACAEKGVRFLDSGTSGGVWGLKEGYALMIGGEADAVETARPIFETLAPAPDKGWGHMGPPGSGHFVKMIHNGIEYGLMQAYAEGFSIMKHKKEFGDVQADLDMAKIAELWRWGSVVRSWLLDLTAIALKENPDQQGIAPYVADSGEGRWTVAEALALDVPAPIITGSLIARLRSRDEEGYTERLISSMRNQFGGHAIKHEGEASAAPVSPTPAAGAPAAGAPAGSAA; this is translated from the coding sequence ATGCGACTCGGAATGGTGGGCCTCGGCCGGATGGGCGCGAACATGACCACGCGCCTCATTCAGGGCGGGCATCAAGTGGTGGTCTACGACCGCGATCCCGCGGCCGTCGCCAAGAGCGCTCAGGGGGGCGCGGAGGGAGGCGACTCGCTCGACGCGCTCCTCGCAAAGCTGGGCCAGCCCGGCGCGGGGCCCCGGGTGGTGTGGGTGATGGTCCCCGCCGGCCCGCCGACGGACGGGACGGTCAACGACCTGATGGCCCACATGGTCGCCGGCGACATCATCATCGACGGCGGCAACAGCAACTACCAGGACTCGATCCGCCGCGCGAAGGCGTGCGCCGAAAAGGGCGTGCGCTTCCTCGACTCCGGCACGAGTGGCGGCGTCTGGGGGCTCAAGGAGGGCTACGCGCTGATGATCGGCGGCGAGGCCGACGCGGTCGAGACCGCCCGCCCGATCTTCGAGACCCTCGCGCCCGCGCCCGACAAGGGCTGGGGGCACATGGGCCCCCCCGGGTCGGGCCACTTCGTCAAGATGATCCACAACGGCATCGAGTACGGTCTCATGCAGGCGTACGCCGAGGGCTTCTCGATCATGAAGCACAAGAAGGAGTTCGGCGACGTGCAGGCCGACCTCGACATGGCGAAGATCGCCGAGTTGTGGCGCTGGGGGAGCGTCGTGCGCTCGTGGCTCCTCGACCTCACGGCGATCGCGCTCAAGGAGAACCCGGACCAGCAGGGGATCGCGCCGTACGTGGCGGACTCGGGCGAGGGGCGATGGACGGTGGCCGAGGCGCTCGCGCTCGACGTGCCGGCGCCGATCATCACCGGCTCGCTCATCGCGCGGCTCCGCTCGCGAGACGAGGAGGGCTATACCGAGCGGCTGATCTCGTCGATGCGCAACCAGTTCGGCGGGCACGCGATCAAGCACGAGGGCGAGGCGTCGGCCGCGCCCGTGTCTCCGACCCCGGCCGCCGGTGCGCCGGCCGCCGGCGCGCCGGCGGGGAGCGCCGCATGA
- a CDS encoding molybdenum cofactor biosynthesis protein has protein sequence MGERVAVLTVSDTRTPADDGSGDAAVAWAVARGMTLAARALVRDESAAIAAQLAAWCDGDVADVVLTTGGTGLAPRDVTPEATRAVLEREAPGIAERIRAASMATFPRAALSRGLAGTRGETLIVNLPGSTGGVRDALAALEPILSHAVAVLRGLPTEHSAGHASGEEG, from the coding sequence ATGGGCGAACGGGTCGCCGTCCTCACCGTCTCCGACACGCGCACCCCGGCCGACGACGGCTCGGGCGACGCGGCCGTCGCGTGGGCGGTCGCGCGCGGGATGACGCTCGCCGCGCGCGCGCTCGTGCGCGACGAGTCGGCGGCGATCGCCGCGCAGCTCGCCGCGTGGTGCGACGGGGACGTCGCGGACGTGGTTCTGACCACGGGCGGCACGGGGCTCGCGCCGCGCGACGTCACACCCGAGGCGACGCGCGCGGTGCTCGAGCGCGAGGCGCCCGGGATCGCCGAGCGGATCCGGGCGGCGTCGATGGCGACGTTCCCGCGCGCGGCGCTGTCGCGCGGGCTCGCGGGGACGCGGGGGGAAACGTTGATCGTCAACCTGCCCGGGTCGACCGGCGGCGTGCGCGACGCGCTCGCGGCGCTCGAGCCGATCCTCTCGCACGCGGTGGCCGTGCTGCGCGGCCTCCCGACCGAGCATTCGGCCGGGCACGCGTCCGGGGAGGAAGGATGA
- the hslU gene encoding ATP-dependent protease ATPase subunit HslU — protein sequence MLSKRTEQAIAKLADLTPRQIVAELDRYIVGQTEAKKAVAIALRNRWRRQRAPEALRDEISANNIILIGPTGSGKTEIARRLAKLAGAPFVKVEASKFTEVGYVGRDVESMIRDLVERAVDMVRSEREAEVEDLANERVDERILDLLMPAAGGAPNGATNGAHAADDGGAEDGASGDAAPDDAEGGTRVDPRVARTRARLKQLLIDGQLEGREVEIEVEDRGTSLDVAASSGGAPEGAENFADFLRGILPKRMKRRRVKVSEARRTLTDEVLGQLVDEEDVIGDALERVEALGIVFLDEIDKIASADGEGRGPDISREGVQRDLLPIVEGSSVPTRYGPVKTDHVLFVAAGAFHVSKPSDLIPELQGRFPIRVELKPLTEGDFVRVMTEPENALTKQYAALVAAEGAALTFTDDGVAEVARTAALVNDRLENIGARRLHTVMTTLLEDVLFELPDRGTDPVVVDGPLVRERLKAVVDDEDLRKYIL from the coding sequence ATGCTGTCGAAGAGAACGGAACAGGCGATCGCAAAGCTCGCCGACCTCACGCCGCGCCAGATCGTCGCCGAGCTGGACCGGTACATCGTCGGGCAGACCGAGGCCAAGAAGGCGGTCGCGATCGCGCTGCGCAACCGGTGGCGGCGCCAGCGCGCGCCCGAGGCGCTGCGCGACGAGATCAGCGCCAACAACATCATCCTCATCGGCCCGACCGGGAGCGGGAAGACCGAGATCGCGCGGCGGCTGGCGAAGCTCGCCGGCGCGCCGTTCGTGAAGGTCGAGGCGTCGAAGTTCACCGAGGTCGGCTACGTCGGGCGCGACGTCGAGTCGATGATCCGCGACCTCGTCGAGCGCGCGGTCGACATGGTACGGAGCGAGCGCGAGGCGGAGGTCGAGGACCTCGCGAACGAGCGCGTCGACGAGCGGATCCTCGACCTGCTCATGCCCGCCGCCGGCGGCGCGCCTAACGGCGCCACGAACGGCGCGCACGCGGCCGACGACGGCGGCGCCGAGGACGGGGCGTCGGGGGACGCGGCGCCGGACGACGCGGAGGGCGGGACCCGGGTCGACCCGCGGGTCGCCCGCACCCGCGCGCGCCTCAAGCAGCTCCTCATCGACGGCCAGCTCGAGGGGCGCGAGGTCGAGATCGAGGTCGAGGACCGCGGCACGTCGCTCGACGTCGCGGCCTCGAGCGGCGGGGCGCCCGAGGGGGCGGAGAACTTCGCCGACTTCCTGCGCGGCATCCTCCCGAAGCGCATGAAGCGCCGCCGCGTGAAGGTGAGCGAGGCGCGGCGCACGCTCACCGACGAGGTGCTCGGCCAGCTCGTCGACGAGGAGGACGTGATCGGCGACGCGCTCGAGCGCGTCGAGGCGTTAGGCATCGTCTTCCTCGACGAGATCGACAAGATCGCGAGCGCCGACGGCGAGGGGCGCGGGCCCGACATCTCGCGCGAGGGCGTGCAGCGCGACCTGCTGCCGATCGTCGAGGGATCGAGCGTGCCGACGCGCTACGGGCCGGTGAAGACCGACCACGTCCTGTTCGTCGCCGCGGGCGCGTTCCACGTGAGCAAGCCGAGCGACCTGATCCCCGAGCTGCAAGGGCGCTTCCCGATCCGCGTCGAGCTCAAGCCGCTCACCGAGGGCGACTTCGTGCGCGTGATGACCGAGCCCGAGAACGCGCTCACCAAGCAGTACGCCGCGCTCGTCGCGGCGGAGGGGGCCGCGCTCACCTTCACCGACGACGGCGTGGCCGAGGTCGCGCGCACGGCGGCGCTGGTGAACGACCGGCTGGAGAACATCGGCGCGCGGCGCCTGCATACGGTCATGACGACGCTGCTCGAGGACGTGCTGTTCGAGCTGCCCGACCGCGGCACGGACCCCGTGGTCGTCGACGGCCCGCTCGTGCGCGAGCGGCTGAAGGCGGTCGTCGACGACGAGGACCTGCGCAAGTACATCCTGTGA
- the atpB2 gene encoding ATP synthase subunit a 2, with amino-acid sequence MRLLGSFALALALAGAGRPALAQAAVPPTVPETTHVTGPAGTSAAVTSAEVRGQTPTTVGHVAAQGHAASEAQTVDIITPHITDSRSIDYPCFKTGLVCEAELPRWAPIHIGGVAVDLSPTKHVVMMLIAAVLCCALLIPAGQARSRQVRGERRGGGFASAVEAIVLYLRNEVAVPNLGPHGERFAPFILTLFFFILFANLLGLIPYGSTATGNISVTATLAIITFIVVELAGIRAQGVGYLSTIFYWNKDLPIYMRVPMFLLMSPIEFLGKLTKPFALTIRLFANMTAGHIVVLALIGLVFVFKSLAIGVGPAIMATAIMVLELFVAFLQAFIFALLSAVFIGQIRTAHH; translated from the coding sequence ATGAGACTGCTCGGCTCCTTCGCGCTTGCGCTGGCGCTCGCCGGTGCGGGACGTCCCGCGCTGGCCCAAGCGGCCGTGCCGCCGACCGTGCCCGAGACCACGCACGTGACCGGGCCCGCGGGCACGAGTGCCGCCGTGACCTCCGCCGAAGTGCGCGGGCAGACGCCCACCACGGTCGGACACGTGGCGGCGCAAGGGCACGCGGCCAGCGAAGCCCAGACGGTCGACATCATCACGCCGCACATCACGGATTCGCGCAGCATCGACTACCCGTGCTTCAAGACGGGCCTCGTGTGCGAAGCCGAGCTGCCGCGTTGGGCGCCGATCCACATCGGCGGGGTCGCGGTCGACCTCTCGCCGACCAAGCACGTCGTGATGATGCTCATCGCGGCCGTCCTCTGCTGCGCGCTGCTCATCCCCGCGGGCCAGGCGCGCAGCCGGCAGGTGCGCGGCGAGCGCCGCGGGGGCGGGTTCGCCAGCGCGGTCGAGGCGATCGTGCTCTACCTCCGCAACGAGGTGGCCGTCCCCAACCTCGGCCCGCACGGCGAACGCTTCGCGCCGTTCATCCTCACGCTGTTCTTCTTCATCCTCTTTGCCAACCTGCTCGGGCTGATCCCCTACGGCTCGACGGCGACGGGAAACATCTCGGTCACGGCGACGCTCGCGATCATCACGTTCATCGTGGTCGAGCTCGCGGGCATCCGCGCCCAGGGCGTTGGTTATCTGAGTACGATCTTCTACTGGAACAAGGACCTGCCGATCTACATGCGGGTCCCGATGTTCCTGCTGATGAGCCCGATCGAATTCCTCGGTAAGCTGACCAAGCCGTTCGCGCTCACCATCCGTCTGTTCGCGAACATGACGGCGGGGCACATCGTCGTGCTCGCGCTCATCGGGCTCGTGTTCGTCTTCAAGAGCCTGGCGATCGGCGTCGGCCCGGCGATCATGGCCACGGCGATCATGGTGCTCGAGCTGTTCGTCGCCTTCTTGCAGGCGTTCATTTTCGCGCTCCTCTCGGCCGTGTTCATTGGCCAGATCCGGACGGCGCACCACTAG
- the moxR gene encoding ATPase AAA — protein sequence MSTADGRAAPGVGSADDVALLARLAAARRALSEAIAQRVVGQHAVVEHLLGAVLAGGHALLVGVPGLAKTLLVRTLADALALDFSRVQFTPDLMPSDITGTELLEEDPDTGRRMFRFARGPVFGNIVLADEINRAPPKTQAALLQAMQEHAVTAAGATHRLPEPFFVLATQNPIEQEGTYPLPEAQLDRFLVQLAVGYPTRDEEEQIVVATTGGDLPRVSPVLDAAELVALQGLVRRLPVAPTVVRHAVRVVRATRPGEPDASADVKRYVRWGAGPRASQALVLAAKARAAMDGRATPDLDDVRAVAPTVLRHRLVLGFQAEADGVTPEQLLDLRDRS from the coding sequence GTGAGTACTGCCGACGGGCGCGCCGCGCCCGGCGTGGGCAGCGCCGACGACGTCGCCCTCCTCGCACGCCTCGCCGCCGCCCGCCGCGCCCTCTCGGAGGCGATCGCGCAACGCGTCGTCGGCCAGCACGCCGTCGTCGAACACCTGTTAGGCGCGGTCCTCGCCGGCGGCCACGCGCTCCTCGTCGGCGTCCCCGGCCTCGCCAAGACGCTCCTCGTCCGCACCCTCGCCGACGCGCTCGCGCTCGACTTCTCCCGCGTGCAGTTCACGCCGGACCTGATGCCGAGCGACATCACGGGGACCGAGCTGCTGGAAGAGGATCCGGACACCGGACGGCGGATGTTCCGCTTCGCGCGCGGTCCGGTGTTCGGCAACATCGTGCTCGCCGACGAAATCAACCGCGCGCCGCCCAAGACGCAGGCCGCGCTCCTCCAGGCGATGCAGGAGCACGCCGTCACCGCCGCCGGCGCGACCCACCGCCTCCCCGAGCCGTTCTTCGTGCTCGCCACGCAGAACCCGATCGAGCAGGAGGGGACGTACCCGCTCCCCGAGGCGCAGCTCGACCGCTTCCTCGTGCAACTCGCCGTCGGCTACCCGACCCGCGACGAGGAGGAGCAGATCGTCGTCGCGACGACCGGCGGCGACCTCCCGCGGGTCTCGCCGGTGCTCGACGCGGCGGAGCTCGTCGCCCTCCAGGGCCTCGTCCGCCGACTCCCGGTCGCGCCCACCGTCGTGCGCCACGCCGTGCGCGTCGTGCGCGCCACCCGCCCGGGCGAGCCGGACGCCTCCGCCGACGTGAAACGCTACGTCCGCTGGGGGGCCGGCCCGCGCGCGTCGCAGGCCCTGGTCCTCGCGGCCAAGGCGCGCGCCGCAATGGACGGCCGCGCGACCCCCGACCTCGACGACGTGCGCGCGGTCGCCCCCACGGTTCTCCGCCACCGCCTCGTCCTCGGCTTCCAGGCCGAAGCCGACGGCGTCACGCCCGAACAGCTGCTCGACCTGCGCGACCGGAGCTGA
- the zwf gene encoding glucose-6-phosphate 1-dehydrogenase, with the protein MSDAPDTPAGQSDGAGDGTGNGAGGPMPQHPIPQHPVSATALASTANTTSAASMTATNAAGGRVADAPEPSVFVIFGATGDLAKRKILPALWQLFSQGATAAGCAILGTSRDASIDDAKYRDIVQEAVVAAHKEADPAQVRAWAEKWVFFQPADKDLNPLKARIEEVEKSLGLPGNRAFYLSLPPAVFPPTVEHLGEIGLNKGPAGTWTRIIIEKPFGRDLATARALNEIVHRTFDESQVYRIDHYLGKETVQNLLVFRFANAMFESVWDRDHVESVMITVAEELGVESRAGYYESAGALRDMVQSHLTQLLTLVAMEVPAAMDADSIRAEKLKVIRSVRPLVPGDAVLGQYEAGEINGKPVEGYREEPGVAPDSRTDTFAALRLNVENWRWQGVPFYLRTGKRMPKRLTEIEIKFRRAPVWMFRGQASRQDAPGAELHRNTLLVTLQPDEGFSLFFDVKAPGDPFRIKRLPLHFNYAEAFAGSPEAYETLMRDVLVGDQTLFVHAAEVEASWALYAPLLDGRRAVYPYAAGTWGPAEADHLTSHTPAAMPEPAAAATGATDQPMVMR; encoded by the coding sequence ATGAGCGACGCTCCCGACACGCCCGCCGGCCAGAGCGACGGCGCGGGCGACGGCACGGGCAACGGCGCCGGCGGGCCGATGCCGCAGCACCCGATCCCGCAGCACCCGGTGTCGGCGACGGCGCTCGCCTCGACGGCCAACACGACGAGCGCGGCCTCGATGACCGCGACCAACGCGGCCGGGGGCCGGGTGGCCGACGCGCCAGAGCCGAGTGTGTTCGTGATCTTCGGCGCGACGGGGGACCTCGCGAAGCGCAAGATCCTCCCCGCGCTCTGGCAGCTCTTCTCCCAGGGCGCGACCGCGGCCGGGTGCGCGATCCTCGGCACGAGCCGCGACGCGAGCATCGACGACGCGAAGTACCGCGACATCGTGCAGGAGGCGGTGGTCGCCGCGCACAAGGAGGCCGACCCGGCCCAGGTGCGGGCGTGGGCCGAGAAGTGGGTGTTCTTTCAGCCGGCGGACAAGGACCTCAACCCGCTGAAGGCGCGGATCGAGGAGGTCGAGAAGTCGTTAGGCCTGCCCGGGAACCGCGCGTTCTACCTCTCGCTGCCGCCGGCGGTGTTCCCCCCGACGGTCGAGCACCTGGGCGAGATCGGGCTCAACAAGGGCCCGGCCGGCACGTGGACGCGGATCATCATCGAGAAGCCGTTCGGGCGCGACCTCGCGACCGCGCGCGCGCTCAACGAGATCGTCCACCGCACCTTCGACGAGAGCCAGGTCTACCGCATCGACCACTACCTGGGCAAGGAGACCGTCCAGAACCTGCTCGTCTTCCGCTTCGCGAACGCGATGTTCGAGAGCGTCTGGGACCGCGACCACGTCGAGAGCGTGATGATCACGGTCGCCGAGGAGCTGGGGGTGGAATCGCGCGCGGGGTACTACGAGTCGGCGGGGGCGCTGCGCGACATGGTGCAGAGCCACCTGACGCAGCTCCTCACCCTGGTCGCGATGGAGGTGCCCGCGGCGATGGACGCCGACAGCATCCGGGCGGAGAAGCTGAAGGTGATCCGTTCGGTGCGGCCGCTCGTGCCGGGCGACGCGGTGCTCGGCCAGTACGAGGCGGGCGAGATCAACGGCAAGCCGGTCGAGGGCTACCGCGAGGAGCCGGGCGTCGCGCCCGACTCGCGCACCGACACGTTCGCCGCGCTCCGTCTGAACGTGGAGAACTGGCGCTGGCAGGGCGTGCCGTTCTACCTGCGCACGGGCAAGCGGATGCCCAAGCGACTGACGGAGATCGAGATCAAGTTCCGCCGCGCGCCGGTGTGGATGTTCCGCGGGCAGGCCTCGCGGCAGGACGCGCCGGGGGCGGAGCTGCACCGCAACACGCTGCTCGTCACGCTGCAGCCGGACGAGGGCTTCTCGCTCTTCTTCGACGTGAAGGCGCCGGGCGACCCGTTCCGCATCAAGCGGCTGCCGCTGCACTTCAACTACGCCGAGGCGTTCGCCGGGTCGCCGGAGGCGTACGAGACGCTGATGCGCGACGTGCTCGTCGGTGATCAGACGCTGTTCGTGCACGCGGCGGAGGTCGAGGCGAGCTGGGCGCTGTACGCGCCGCTGCTGGACGGGCGGCGGGCGGTGTACCCGTACGCCGCGGGCACGTGGGGGCCGGCCGAGGCGGACCACCTGACGTCGCACACGCCCGCGGCGATGCCCGAGCCCGCCGCGGCGGCGACGGGCGCGACCGACCAGCCGATGGTGATGCGGTGA